A genomic stretch from Halobacillus ihumii includes:
- a CDS encoding VirD4-like conjugal transfer protein, CD1115 family: MKTNGIILGEFQKNLMIQPTDSSAPNRNHFVVGGPGSYKTQSYVMTNVLNERECSIVVTDPKGEVYEKTSEIKRKQGYDVRVVNFSNMVSSDRYNPFDYVKKDIHAATVANTIVAAKNDPKKKDIWYNSQLSLLKALILYSINEMKPSEQNMTGILDFLQEFDPERDKSKGVSELDEQFLMLDRRNPARRAYELGFMKSQEETRASIVISLLTTIGDFVDDEVAAFTSFSDFFVGDVGKRKIVVYVIIPVMDSTWEGLINLFFNQMFNELYRIGAENNAKLPQSVFFILDEFPNLGRFDDYERFLATCRGYGIGVGTIVQNITQLQAIYGKEKSESIIGNCAVKICLGNVNETSGKFFMEQMGKATVKVETGSTSKSRGKSESNSASESFNYTGRNLKNLDEILTMPDHESIVIIAGKRPVIANKAFQYKLFPGIIPQSNQDNKFLVRQVDYENEPTEEVLTAFEEKIQAFDQSQEQKREEQQENQMDAAENFFNQEANG, from the coding sequence TTGAAAACGAACGGCATCATCTTAGGGGAATTTCAAAAAAATCTCATGATACAGCCAACAGACAGTAGTGCCCCGAATCGTAACCACTTTGTTGTAGGTGGTCCAGGTTCTTATAAAACGCAAAGTTATGTGATGACAAATGTGCTGAATGAACGAGAGTGTTCGATAGTGGTCACCGACCCGAAAGGTGAGGTATATGAGAAGACATCTGAAATCAAGCGCAAACAAGGCTATGATGTTCGTGTCGTCAACTTCAGTAATATGGTTAGCAGTGATCGTTACAATCCCTTTGATTACGTAAAGAAAGATATACATGCAGCAACGGTTGCTAATACCATTGTTGCAGCTAAAAACGACCCGAAGAAAAAGGATATTTGGTATAACTCACAATTAAGTTTACTCAAAGCATTGATTCTTTACTCAATCAATGAAATGAAGCCATCAGAACAGAATATGACAGGGATACTGGACTTTTTGCAGGAATTTGACCCCGAAAGAGACAAAAGCAAGGGTGTAAGTGAACTCGATGAACAGTTTTTAATGCTTGATCGGCGTAACCCTGCCAGACGTGCTTATGAACTCGGTTTTATGAAGTCACAGGAAGAAACCCGTGCAAGCATCGTTATCTCTTTACTTACTACGATTGGCGATTTTGTAGATGATGAGGTTGCTGCTTTTACTTCATTCTCTGACTTTTTTGTGGGGGATGTAGGAAAGCGAAAAATAGTTGTCTATGTAATTATTCCCGTGATGGATAGTACATGGGAAGGGTTGATTAACCTATTTTTTAATCAGATGTTCAATGAACTTTATCGTATCGGTGCAGAGAACAATGCAAAGCTCCCTCAATCTGTTTTTTTTATCTTAGATGAGTTTCCCAATCTTGGGCGATTTGATGACTATGAACGATTTTTAGCCACATGCCGTGGCTATGGTATCGGTGTGGGAACGATTGTTCAAAATATTACTCAGCTACAGGCGATTTACGGTAAAGAAAAATCGGAATCCATTATTGGTAACTGTGCGGTGAAAATCTGTTTGGGGAACGTGAATGAAACAAGTGGTAAATTTTTCATGGAACAAATGGGTAAAGCGACAGTCAAGGTGGAAACAGGGTCAACATCAAAAAGTAGGGGGAAAAGTGAAAGTAACTCCGCATCTGAAAGTTTTAATTACACAGGCAGGAATTTAAAAAACTTGGATGAAATCCTTACCATGCCCGATCACGAATCAATTGTGATTATCGCTGGCAAAAGGCCTGTAATTGCTAATAAAGCATTTCAATATAAATTGTTCCCGGGTATTATCCCCCAATCAAATCAAGACAATAAATTTTTAGTTCGTCAAGTTGATTATGAGAATGAACCGACAGAAGAAGTACTGACAGCGTTTGAAGAAAAAATACAAGCCTTCGATCAAAGTCAGGAACAAAAGAGGGAAGAACAACAAGAGAATCAGATGGATGCTGCCGAAAACTTCTTTAATCAAGAGGCGAACGGATAG
- a CDS encoding bifunctional lytic transglycosylase/C40 family peptidase, which produces MSAVATVKGAMIAKKHWKKAVYAFLILILLLASAALGLKSEQQPNYGNVGTIHGKAQVPDYIAKWRPLLETYTEKYGVAEYTEFLLALMAQELGASDTLDIMQASESLGLPPNTIQDPIRSVQVGVQYFADLLQRGEEAGVDFKTIVQSYNFGVGYIDFIAEHGGKHTPELAKTFAQQQAKRLGWDDYGDPQYLVHVMENLTGGNNQGNTNIKMADNATLQNILDNMVRFEGDPYVWAGASPSVGFDCSGLMMWAFGQAGINIPRTAQTQYVASMKIPPGQAQVGDLVFFTGTYETQKHITHVGIYVGNGKMFNANGSGIEFSNLNSSYWSKHFVGFGRIANF; this is translated from the coding sequence ATGTCTGCTGTTGCTACAGTCAAAGGAGCAATGATCGCTAAAAAGCACTGGAAAAAAGCCGTGTATGCATTTTTGATTTTAATCCTGCTTCTAGCTTCAGCCGCATTGGGTTTAAAGAGTGAACAGCAACCCAATTATGGAAACGTTGGAACGATTCACGGAAAGGCACAAGTTCCGGATTATATTGCCAAATGGAGACCTCTCTTAGAAACGTATACAGAAAAGTATGGAGTAGCCGAATATACAGAGTTTTTATTAGCTTTGATGGCTCAAGAACTTGGAGCTTCTGACACATTGGATATTATGCAAGCATCAGAGAGCTTGGGATTACCACCCAATACAATACAAGATCCAATAAGAAGTGTTCAAGTGGGAGTACAATATTTTGCTGATTTACTTCAAAGAGGTGAAGAAGCAGGAGTCGATTTCAAAACAATTGTGCAAAGCTATAATTTCGGTGTTGGCTATATCGACTTCATCGCTGAACATGGAGGAAAGCATACACCGGAGTTAGCCAAAACATTCGCCCAACAACAAGCAAAACGCTTGGGTTGGGATGATTACGGCGACCCACAATATTTAGTCCATGTCATGGAGAATTTAACAGGCGGCAACAATCAAGGCAACACCAACATAAAAATGGCTGATAATGCTACTCTGCAAAATATTCTTGACAACATGGTTAGGTTCGAAGGAGACCCTTACGTGTGGGCAGGGGCAAGCCCATCGGTCGGCTTTGATTGTTCTGGTCTAATGATGTGGGCGTTTGGGCAGGCAGGCATCAATATTCCTCGTACAGCACAAACCCAATACGTTGCTAGCATGAAGATTCCACCCGGGCAAGCGCAAGTAGGGGACTTGGTTTTCTTTACGGGAACCTATGAAACGCAAAAACATATTACGCATGTTGGTATTTATGTCGGTAATGGGAAAATGTTCAATGCAAACGGTTCAGGTATCGAGTTTTCAAATTTAAACAGCAGCTACTGGTCAAAACATTTTGTTGGGTTTGGTAGAATTGCAAATTTTTAA